One window from the genome of Yarrowia lipolytica chromosome 1B, complete sequence encodes:
- a CDS encoding uncharacterized protein (Compare to YALI0B01848g, uniprot|O74132 Yarrowia lipolytica ALK6 CYP52 family member), whose protein sequence is MIQSVFLALAILIAYLGFAEWFSRFQHRRISKKKGCGMPPMANGGFLGWYGLYKTYQITSERTYPHSMRMGLEAFGHTFVYPVPGTDMLQTIHPDNIKAILATQFKDFSLGTRHKIMLPTLGDGIFTLDGEGWTHSRALLRPQFARDQVSHVASLERHIQVLFKTIKKENKECDPAKGFDIQELFFMLTLDTATEFLCGDSVDSLTDYLADPTAPQLDHSGIDENVRRAFPEAFNTAQWFCSIRAKLMKLYFFAGTVFYRKKYADANKIVHDFTDFYVSKALAARKEKFQELDQEGKYIFLYELAKETRNPKVLRDQMLNILLAGRDTTASLLSWVMFRMARQPETWKKLRQAVINDFGDTPDELSFESLKRCEYLRYVLNEGLRLYPSVPMNFRVATRDTTLPKGGGPDLDQPIFIPKGGIVVYSVYHTHRAEEYWGKDTEEFIPERWDPAEGYQIARGWEYLPFNGGPRICLGQQFALTEAGYVLARLAQEFETVTSCDDKPLPPKYNTHLTMSHDDGVWLKME, encoded by the coding sequence ATGATCCAGTCGGttttcttggccttggccatTCTCATCGCCTATCTGGGGTTTGCAGAATGGTTTTCTCGATTCCAACACAGACGAATCTCCAAAAAGAAGGGCTGTGGCATGCCTCCCATGGCAAATGGAGGGTTTCTGGGTTGGTACGGACTCTATAAGACGTACCAGATCACGTCAGAACGCACATACCCTCATTCCATGCGAATGGGCCTCGAGGCGTTTGGCCATACGTTTGTCTATCCTGTTCCAGGTACAGACATGCTACAAACGATCCATCCAGACAACATCAAAGCGATTCTGGCGACCCAATTCAAAGATTTTTCACTGGGAACCCGTCACAAAATCATGCTGCCAACTCTCGGAGACGGTATCTTTACTCTCGATGGAGAGGGATGGACCCATTCCCGAGCTCTACTGCGACCTCAATTCGCCCGGGATCAGgtcagtcacgtggcttCTCTAGAGAGACACATTCAGGTGCTTttcaagaccatcaagaaggagaacaaggagtGTGATCCTGCCAAGGGCTTTGATATCCaggagctcttcttcatgttGACTCTCGATACTGCCACAGAATTTCTTTGCGGAGACTCGGTTGATTCCTTGACCGACTACTTGGCCGACCCAACTGCTCCCCAGCTCGACCACTCTGGTATTGACGAAAATGTGCGACGAGCTTTCCCTGAAGCCTTTAATACCGCTCAGTGGTTCTGTTCCATTCGAGCCAAACTCATGAAGTTGTATTTCTTCGCTGGAACCGTCTTTTACCGAAAGAAGTACGCCGACGCTAACAAGATTGTGCACGACTTCACCGACTTTTACGTGtccaaggctctggccgccagaaaagaaaagtTCCAGGAACTCGACCAGGAGGGCAAGTACATTTTCTTGTACGAGCTGGCAAAGGAGACCCGAAACCCCAAGGTGCTCAGAGACCAGATGCTCAACATTTTGCTTGCCGGACGTGACACCACCGCATCTCTTCTTTCCTGGGTCATGTTCCGAATGGCTCGTCAACCTGAAACTTGGAAGAAGCTGAGACAGGCTGTGATTAATGATTTTGGTGATACTCCCGACGAATTGTCTTTTGAGTCACTCAAGCGATGCGAATATCTCCGATACGTGCTTAACGAAGGTCTGCGGCTTTATCCTTCTGTTCCCATGAACTTCCGAGTGGCCACAAGAGATACTACTCTTCCCAAGGGAGGAGGTCCTGACCTTGACCAGCCCATCTTCATCCCAAAGGGCGGTATCGTGGTTTACTCTGTCTATCATACCCACCGAGCTGAGGAGTACTGGGGTAAGGATACAGAGGAGTTTATTCCTGAGCGATGGGATCCTGCTGAGGGCTATCAGATTGCCCGAGGATGGGAGTATCTTCCATTCAATGGTGGTCCTCGAATTTGTCTAGGTCAGCAGTTTGCCCTTACCGAGGCTGGGTATGTTTTGGCCAGACTTGCTCAGGAGTTTGAGACTGTGACCAGTTGTGATGATAAGCCATTGCCTCCCAAGTACAATACCCATTTGACCATGAGTCATGATGATGGTGTTTGGTTGAAGATGGAGTAG
- a CDS encoding uncharacterized protein (Compare to YALI0B01870g, weakly similar to uniprot|Q12315 Saccharomyces cerevisiae YDL207w RNA export factor GLE1, similar to Saccharomyces cerevisiae GLE1 (YDL207W); ancestral locus Anc_8.460), which translates to MKFSPLRPAVLTRIPNFEDGYDPLWDDEELSQEISQYEMSLEEEGTPSKPPRKTPSQSRFATEYSASNSPTRPTKPAVSSPLKQEHRDETQDVKEDSYRSIHDLSCAEWEGTLNRVSLILDQCHLSPVGNFKRGHRRGSSVNSVSLGSPVDPAAAIDWGAPLAQVEKELQHVEDVWASEELKRHNDVARRESVFMSRMGDDRLKQSDELAKKREKRNSVIVGGLVDQWEAERREEERQRLEAERKERERIERERVEAERKEKERLAKEKEEAERLEQERLAKEKAEKEAAEKKRIEAERLAKEKAEKEEKERLEAEEQARKDKLGQFTNWRAVDKEFLQWKAKIEQIKKDIKEPVANNAEVKKLCNKCKRQINPKFGQLTPSVTHTKQISEDFVQIFNEAKQHSELVYLWLLNFFAKSIVRQAENETIVAPQSALPLGMLAAKIMSVFPELTDLMVARFVKKCPFVIGFTCDIDTEQGRERMAWRKPGGKWEDETVYSERMGGIASVYVAITQIRFTAPAENPRPISYSWTMIARLLNTETEKLTNTHFTVAASWWEVIAVRFLATYGIQGRKMLHAAWDPWTASCGDKRFPAGARLRLMGEEWQKTGNVKGLTPMSKN; encoded by the coding sequence ATGAAATTCAGCCCATTGAGACCGGCGGTGTTGACGCGGATTCCGAATTTCGAAGACGGATACGACCCGCTATGGGACGATGAGGAGCTGTCGCAGGAAATCAGTCAGTACGAGatgtctctggaggaagaaggCACACCCAGTAAGCCTCCTCGGAAGACTCCTTCTCAGTCGAGATTTGCAACGGAGTACAGTGCCTCGAACAGTCCGACTCGGCCGACGAAACCGGCAGTGTCATCTCCTTTGAAGCAGGAGCACAGAGACGAGACTCAGGACGTCAAAGAAGACTCATATCGCTCTATCCACGATCTGTCTTGTGCAGAGTGGGAGGGTACATTGAACCGGGTGTCACTTATCCTTGATCAATGTCATCTGAGTCCCGTTGGAAATTTCAAGCGGGGTCATAGACGGGGTTCCAGTGTTAACAGTGTGTCTCTGGGTTCCCCGGTCGACCCTGCGGCTGCCATTGATTGGGGAGCTCCTTTAGCTCAGGTCGAGAAGGAACTCCAACATGTGGAGGACGTGTGGGCGTCTGAGGAGCTCAAACGACACAATGACGTGGCTCGACGGGAGTCTGTGTTTATGTCTCGGATGGGAGACGATCGGCTCAAGCAATCTGAtgagctggccaagaagcggGAAAAGAGAAACAGCGTGATTGTGGGCGGGTTGGTTGATCAATGGGAGGCTGAGAGACGGGAAGAAGAGCGGCAAAGGCTGGAGGCCGAGAGGAAGGAGCGTGAGAGGATTGAGCGTGAGAGAGTGGAGGCTGAGAGGAAGGAAAAAGAACGACTTGCgaaagagaaggaggaagcTGAGAGACTCGAACAGGAACGACTTGCGAAAGAAAAGGCCGAAAAGGAGGCGGCCGAGAAAAAGAGAATCGAAGCCGAACGTTTGGCCAAGGAAAAAGCagagaaggaagaaaaGGAACGTCTGGAAGCGGAAGAACAAGCCAGAAAGGACAAACTGGGCCAGTTTACAAACTGGAGAGCGGTCGATAAGGAATTCCTCCAGTGGAAGGCCAAAATTGAACAaatcaagaaggacatcAAGGAACCGGTGGCCAACAATGCCGAAGTCAAGAAATTGTGCAATAAATGCAAGCGCCAAATCAACCCCAAGTTCGGACAGCTCACGCCTTCAGttacacacacaaaacagATCAGTGAAGACTTTGTACAGATTTTCAATGAGGCCAAGCAGCACAGTGAGCTCGTCTACCTCTGGCTCCTCAACTTCTTTGCCAAGAGCATTGTTCGACAGGCTGAAAACGAAACCATTGTCGCTCCTCAGAGTGCCCTTCCCTTAGGAATGTTGGCCGCAAAGATCATGTCTGTGTTTCCGGAGCTCACCGATCTCATGGTTGCTCGGTTCGTCAAGAAATGTCCCTTTGTGATTGGCTTCACTTGTGACATTGACACCGAGCAAGGACGAGAACGCATGGCCTGGAGAAAGCCTGGAGGAAAGTGGGAAGACGAGACTGTGTACTCTGAGCGAATGGGTGGAATTGCTTCAGTGTATGTTGCTATCACCCAGATCAGATTTACTGCACCCGCCGAAAACCCCAGACCCATTTCCTACAGCTGGACCATGATTGCTAGGTTGTTGAATACGGAGACAGAGAAACTGACTAACACGCATTTCACGGTTGCCGCTTCATGGTGGGAGGTGATTGCTGTGAGATTCCTGGCCACGTACGGCATACAGGGCAGAAAGATGTTGCACGCTGCATGGGATCCTTGGACCGCTAGTTGCGGAGATAAGAGGTTTCCTGCGGGTGCGAGACTGAGATTGATGGGTGAGGAGTGGCAGAAGACAGGTAATGTGAAGGGACTTACGCCAATGTCGAAGAATTAA
- a CDS encoding mitochondrial 54S ribosomal protein uL5m (Compare to YALI0B01892g, similar to uniprot|P36519 Saccharomyces cerevisiae YDR237W 60S ribosomal protein L7 mitochondrial precursor (YmL7), similar to Saccharomyces cerevisiae MRPL7 (YDR237W); ancestral locus Anc_8.461) translates to MSVVFTRSFHASAAVSRGAKISIKPPVHHLYRYKKNILKPAFTKTLLTHPGSIESNKYVPKNTRVDRVVDHYNNTVASDMLLMGYVHEQSVRKGNKHRPWDFTSPYHLGRPAQPPRGPNKTPTKDVHPRTWKNIPAITKITINCTDPGTVLDHEKVINQKLLLQQITGCAAKEVRSRSNIMTWKLRKGYPMGAKVEITGEKISDFMTSLTELVLPRAIGFNGIRNSSGDRNGNIAFGLIPEDVKNFPEVEANQDAYLQMYGMHITIHTTAQADSEARALLSAFNFPFIGKEKHQGRS, encoded by the coding sequence ATGTCCGTGGTCTTCACCCGCTCCTTCCACGCCTCTGCGGCCGTGTCTCGAGGCGCCAAGATCTCGATCAAGCCGCCGGTTCACCATCTTTACAGATACAAAAAGAACATTCTCAAGCCGGCTTTCACCAAGACTCTTTTGACCCACCCTGGATCGATTGAGTCCAACAAGTATGTGCCCAAGAACACCCGTGTTGACCGGGTTGTCGACCACTACAACAACACGGTCGCGTCAGACATGCTGCTGATGGGCTATGTCCACGAACAGTCCGTGCGAAAGGGAAATAAGCACCGACCATGGGACTTCACTTCGCCCTACCATCTTGGACGACCTGCTCAGCCCCCTCGAGGTCCCAACAAGACCCCCACCAAGGACGTGCACCCTCGAACCTGGAAGAACATCCctgccatcaccaagaTCACCATCAACTGCACAGACCCCGGCACTGTTCTTGACCACGAGAAGGTGATCAACCAGAAACTCCTGCTGCAGCAGATCACCGGCTGTGCTGCTAAGGAAGTCCGGTCCCGGTCTAATATCATGACCTGGAAGCTCCGAAAGGGCTACCCCATGGGCGCCAAAGTGGAGATTACCGGCGAGAAGATTTCCGACTTTATGACCTCGTTGACAGAGCTGGTTCTGCCTCGAGCCATTGGATTCAACGGAATTCGAAATTCGTCTGGAGATAGAAACGGAAACATCGCCTTTGGTCTGATCCCTGAGGACGTCAAGAACTTCCCCGAGGTCGAGGCCAACCAGGACGCCTACCTGCAGATGTACGGAATGCACATCACCATCCACACCACCGCCCAGGCTGATTCCGAGGCCCGAGCGTTGCTGTCGGCTTTCAACTTTCCTTTCATTGGAAAGGAGAAGCATCAGGGACGATCTTAA
- a CDS encoding uncharacterized protein (Compare to YALI0B01914g, similar to uniprot|P39709 Saccharomyces cerevisiae YAL067C probable transporter SEO1): MMKLGQLSKFLPTERRVEDNVDNLETERERDEGDFPLEYRDETNRPWWKFFDEYEYRMNKYERASHKWFKWFDERDTRSDKKLICKLDILLTVYSLMVYWVKYLDQTNVNNAYVSGMKEDLGFKGNDLVHVQSMYLAGAVIFQLPFMFLLPRVPLNIVIPAVDCMWGLMTLLTCKVHSVGALKALRFLVGAFESGFIPTIYYLMGSWYKPSEVARRAGFFYMGQFLGLLSSGLLASAALNLDGVGGFEGWRWVFIVDSICTLPLAVVGYFIIPGTPDKCTSLFLTDEEIIRCRERKKPFVTEKKGQQLKKLTDWSLWKPLLTSWHLPTAILISCFFYNNTSGNAGTFILWLKSLTDSNGNQRYTDQKVNQLSTIAPGLGFAYVYLASLFGDLARCRWGGIVITQMFNSIGAVILAVWDVPEGAKWFAFCLQYISWAMSPIMYTWWADIMRRDPQHYAIVLVMMNMLGQSSSAWVSVLVFPTSEAPRFRKGYGTCAACACCCAIMAVVILYFYKRDEKRDCLRNGILLVNDNEDNGDKTGKGVVIEGLSESFDEDTGVAKKLEVEKIREASVSDENVSNLSLVVI; the protein is encoded by the coding sequence ATGATGAAACTCGGCCAACTCAGCAAGTTTCTACCGACAGAGAGACGTGTGGAGGACAATGTCGACAATCTAGAGACGGAGCGAGAAAGAGATGAGGGGGATTTCCCGCTCGAGTACCGCGACGAAACCAACCGACCTTGGTGGAAGTTCTttgacgagtacgagtaccggaTGAACAAGTACGAGAGAGCTTCCCACAAGTGGTTCAAGTGGTTCGACGAGAGAGACACAAGGTCAGACAAGAAGTTGATTTGCAAACTCGACATTCTGTTGACAGTTTACTCACTAATGGTGTATTGGGTCAAGTACCTGGATCAGACCAATGTCAACAACGCCTATGTGAGTGGAATGAAGGAGGACCTGGGATTCAAGGGTAACGATCTAGTGCATGTCCAGTCCATGTATCTAGCTGGAGCCGTCATATTCCAACTTCCCTTCATGTTCTTGCTTCCCAGAGTCCCTCTGAATATTGTCATTCCGGCTGTGGATTGTATGTGGGGATTGATGACTCTGCTGACCTGCAAAGTGCACTCGGTGGGTGCTCTGAAGGCGCTGCGATTTCTGGTTGGAGCTTTCGAGTCCGGCTTTATTCCCACCATCTATTACCTCATGGGCTCATGGTACAAGCCCTCGGAGGTGGCCCGAAGAGCTGGTTTCTTCTACATGGGTCAATTTCTGGGGTTGCTGAGTTCCGGCCTGCTAGCCAGTGCAGCTCTGAATCTCGACGGAGTGGGAGGCTTTGAGGGCTGGAGATGGGTGTTCATCGTTGACTCCATTTGTACTCTCCCTCTGGCTGTTGTAGGGTACTTCATCATCCCTGGAACGCCAGACAAATGCACTTCTCTGTTTCTGACTGACGAGGAAATCATCCGATGTAGGGAACGCAAGAAGCCCTTTGTGACGGAAAAGAAGGGCCAGCAACTCAAGAAACTGACGGATTGGTCACTATGGAAACCACTACTCACCTCCTGGCATCTCCCGACCGCCATTCTCAtctcctgcttcttctacaacaacaccagTGGAAACGCGGGCACCTTCATTCTCTGGTTGAAGAGCCTGACTGATTCCAATGGAAACCAAAGATACACCGACCAGAAAGTCAACCAGCTCAGCACAATTGCTCCTGGTCTAGGTTTCGCCTATGTCTACCTGGCATCTCTGTTTGGAGACCTTGCACGATGCAGATGGGGCGGTATAGTGATCACTCAGATGTTCAATTCTATCGGAGCAGTGATTCTGGCTGTCTGGGACGTTCCAGAGGGGGCCAAATGGTTTGCCTTTTGTCTCCAGTACATCTCCTGGGCCATGAGTCCTATCATGTACACTTGGTGGGCAGATATCATGAGACGAGATCCACAACACTACGCTATAGTGCTTGTCATGATGAATATGCTGGGCCAGAGTTCATCAGCATGGGTGTCGGTGCTTGTATTCCCCACTTCTGAAGCTCCCAGGTTCAGAAAGGGATACGGAACTTGCGCAGCTTGTGCCTGTTGTTGCGCGATTATGGCGGTAGTCATTTTGTACTTTTATAAGAGAGACGAGAAGCGAGATTGTCTGCGAAACGGAATTCTGCTGGTGAATGATAATGAAGATAATGGCGACAAAACTGGCAAGGGAGTCGTTATTGAGGGTCTTTCTGAGAGCTTTGATGAAGATACTGGAGTTGCGAAGAAGCTTGAAGTCGAAAAGATCAGAGAAGCCAGTGTTAGTGACGAAAATGTCAGCAACCTGTCGTTGGTGGTTATTTGA